One part of the Oceanihabitans sp. IOP_32 genome encodes these proteins:
- a CDS encoding amidohydrolase family protein, whose amino-acid sequence MKNLKILIFLVALISQSLIIAQQTPAPKQTKDFAIVGATAHIGNGTVIEKSLIIVKNGKLHTVTDVSAENLDVTGMQVIDAAGKHVYPGFIIPNSTLGLVEIDAVKASDDDAELGSWNPHIRSLIAYNSESKVVESMRPNGVLLGQITPRGGRISGTSSVVQFDAWNWEDAAVKTDNGIHLNWPSSFTRGRWWLGEDPGLKPNKNYSNQVAEIVNYVTESKAYNQGNKTITHLPFEALQGIFDGSKTLYINVDNEKGIIDAVNFSKENKVKNMVIVGGREAYKVTDLLKQNNIAVLLERVHSRPNNEDDDYDLPFKAAKLLVDDGITVALQVAAGGRMERMNSRNLPFYAGTTVAHGLTKAQALELITLNPAKILGIDTNYGSLESGKSATLFISEGDALDMRTNNITHAFIDGRAISLETHQTTLWKRYSGKYNN is encoded by the coding sequence ATGAAAAATTTAAAAATACTAATCTTTCTTGTGGCCTTAATAAGTCAATCCCTAATAATCGCGCAACAAACACCTGCACCAAAACAGACTAAAGACTTTGCAATAGTGGGCGCAACGGCTCATATTGGTAACGGTACGGTTATCGAAAAAAGCCTTATTATTGTTAAAAACGGAAAGCTGCATACCGTAACAGATGTATCAGCCGAAAATTTGGATGTAACGGGAATGCAGGTTATTGATGCCGCTGGGAAACACGTTTATCCGGGGTTTATTATACCGAATTCGACTCTAGGTCTGGTAGAAATTGATGCGGTAAAAGCATCAGACGATGATGCAGAATTAGGATCATGGAATCCGCACATTAGAAGTTTAATTGCATACAATTCAGAATCAAAAGTTGTGGAGTCTATGCGTCCTAACGGTGTCCTTTTAGGACAAATTACACCTCGTGGCGGTAGAATTTCCGGCACCTCATCGGTAGTACAATTTGATGCTTGGAACTGGGAAGATGCCGCTGTAAAAACCGATAATGGTATACATTTAAATTGGCCCAGCAGCTTTACAAGAGGTCGTTGGTGGCTTGGTGAAGACCCAGGGCTTAAACCTAATAAAAACTATTCTAATCAAGTTGCCGAAATCGTAAACTATGTTACAGAAAGTAAGGCCTATAACCAAGGCAATAAAACGATAACGCATTTACCTTTTGAGGCTTTACAAGGCATTTTTGATGGTTCTAAAACCCTATATATTAATGTGGATAACGAAAAAGGAATTATAGATGCTGTAAATTTTTCAAAAGAAAATAAAGTTAAAAACATGGTTATAGTGGGTGGTAGAGAAGCTTATAAAGTGACAGATTTGTTAAAGCAAAACAATATTGCGGTCTTATTAGAACGGGTGCACTCAAGACCAAATAATGAGGATGATGATTACGATTTACCTTTCAAAGCTGCAAAGCTTTTGGTGGATGACGGGATTACTGTGGCACTTCAAGTTGCCGCTGGCGGACGCATGGAACGCATGAATTCCAGAAACCTACCATTTTACGCAGGTACAACAGTGGCGCACGGCTTAACCAAAGCACAGGCCTTAGAGCTTATTACCCTAAACCCCGCCAAAATATTGGGGATAGATACCAATTACGGCAGCTTAGAATCTGGTAAAAGTGCGACACTATTTATTAGTGAAGGTGATGCTTTAGATATGCGAACCAATAATATAACACATGCCTTTATTGATGGTAGAGCTATCAGTCTTGAAACGCACCAAACAACACTTTGGAAGCGCTATTCTGGCAAGTATAACAATTAA